Within Solea solea chromosome 1, fSolSol10.1, whole genome shotgun sequence, the genomic segment AGTtgaatatactatatattaatTACTaaggaaaatatatataaatatataatataaataaggGGAGAAGGAGTGGGATTTGATAAGCCAAGACTTCTTCCCCTCTCCCTTTGAACATGTGTCAACTTGTGTCAGGtgtaatttattgttttgttaaaataaacgTTCAAAAATCAAATATACTTTTGGCTAAAGCGTTAATGCCCAACACTGGACACTGAAAATGCTGATACTTGAACAGCATTTGGTGACAACTGGTGCTTTAGAATCAACCAACATGTTATTCACCAACATGGGACGGTCACCTCTGGTGATCACACCTCTGGCCTCCTGTGTGAATCAGGCGTAGCTTGAACATTGATGCAGCTCAGCTGTGTGATCCAAACACTGCATCTCTGACACTGTTCGTATAATCTTTTTTTGGGAGATGTTTATGCAGGAAAACAAGCAGCATTAATCTGTGTGATGAggtaaacagacacacacaagttgTTTTCTTCCATGACTGCagatggtgtgtttgtgtgtttgtgtgtgtgtgtgtgtgtgtgtgtgtgtgttgcctctttCTGCTTATGCTCACAGTTACATTTTTAGCCTTTTTGTTATACCtgctctctcgctcacacaaaCCCTAAAAGCAGACACGCACAGAATTGATCCCGGCTCTTAGCTCTAGGCTTGTTATCAGTGTTTTTCCACAGCTCGTGTTCCTCAAGGAGgaacatagtgtgtgtgtgtgtgtgtgtgtgtgtgtgtgtgtgtgtgtgtgtgtgtgtgtgtgtgtatgtgtgtaaattcAACAAAGCTTGGTCTGCCCAAGGGGAGAacatggggagggggggtgagtGTGACTCAGCACAGTGAATTATTTGTAATTGGTGGCAGCGCTTCAAGAGCACacacatagaaacacacacacacacacacacacacgggtgggTGCCCTTGTTAGAAATGATGCGACTGATTGACTGACTCAGATCATTGAAAACTGCTTCCTGCTGATGAGGAATAGAtggagggggggaaaagaaaaaggagacaaaagatGAGGACACATCACAGCATGTGGACAGAGAAAGATTAAACTTCAGGCCTGACCAAATGAGGAGTCATCGCACTTGTGCGGTGCATTATTAGAGGCTGAGGTAAGACTAGAGAGAAGTGTCCGGTTGGTGTTACACAGCCACGTCTCTTCCCAAAATAGTGATCGTACCATCTCAGGTCAGATCTTCCTCCACGGCCTGTAACTCTGTCGCAGAGCGATGACGTCATGTGAAATCCTTGGCCCTTGCTTGAACCCCAGCAGCATGAATCAACCACTCTTGCGTGTTGACAGCTGGAGGCTGCAGTTCATTGAGCAACAGGAACTTTGTGAGTCATCTTTGTGAGGGGAACGGCATTCTGACACATTTGTGCCACATTTATGATTTTTAATTATCCACATTTGAGACAAATCACTATAgtataaaacaattatttagCTGTTTCCATTGTTGAGGTTTGATGGcgtttgtgtatttaaaagttgcaaACTTCTCTCTAAAAAGCTGAGCTTTTTTCAGCATATGGAATTTGAGTGTAACCACCTCCAACCATGTTAGCTGCACTTTGTCTTTAAATAAGATAATAACAAATGCTTTTGTGGGGATTGTACGGTCCATGTTTCTGTGGGATGTCCATCAGCTGGCAGGAGCTCACTCAGTGTTGACTCTGCAGCCTATCCCCATCCCAGTCTCTCCAAAACTACCATCTCCAAACTCTCAGCTATTCAACTTCCCTGGTCTGGTGGCAGCAAAAACAAAGGAAGAGTTTTACATAAAGACACGCCAGGTGGCCGGAGCAGTTAAACCAGGCTTGGTTCATTAATAGGCTTTGAGTTTGAAATTATATTAGCTTTTTTTATGAGACACCATATGCTGTGAGGACAGGATGTTGTAACACAGGTTTTGCGGTAGCAAAGAATGACGTCATTTCAGATGCAGCACGTTTAGAAATGAGAAtgtctctgtccatggtgctgaaatttattatatatttttctctGGCACAAAACAGGGCCGGACATTTTTTTCTTAAGTAATTATCCTGTATGGGTGgtattctgttctgttttacATTCTTCTTGTTCTATGCCGTATACAGTACTTGTAGGTTTTCGAGGTTATTCATACAATTATGCATCCGTTTTTTTGTTGAAACTCCACAATTATCttgcaaaatgaaaacacagcactcAAAACTACGTACATTCCCTCTCAAAACAAATTCCTTCAAACAGTACGACATGTGTATAACATGCAAATGTTGCCATTTTTACATGGTATGTGCGAGAACTTGGCAAATTCGCTACAAAGAAAACCAGCGCAAAGCTACGAGAAAGTAACAAAAGAAGCATTTAAACATGAGTGAGTGTTGCATTGTGATGGTGGTTGGTGTGTTTAATGATAGGACAGGCTTTGTTTATTTAggatagtttttatttgttgtaaatgcttagttttagtttattttttgaaatatgGAGTAATGTGTACTGtgtctcaaatacaacctttcCAAATTgctggcagagaaaaaaaaaaacacaggtcatatgaacccaaaaggattatgtatgaaattaatttacaaaacGAAATTTAAGCacaattttagttagttttgtaaacacacaatttagTGTCAGTTAGTTATATGGGTTTGGTTTTTAACTCCATTTTTATATCAGTTAACgaaaatgtttagttttcatTATTTCGTTAAACTATAATAACCTCAGTTTGGAGTCATGTTTATGCACCAACTTCCAGAATTGTGTTGTCTTAGTTTTTCTCGCCTGTTGGTGTCGCTCTTGctcctctgccacacacacacacacacacatacacaaacccGGATGGATGACTTCACCGTTCAGCCTGGGTTTCCTTTATGATCCCGGGATCTCCCACTTCCCTCAGCAGACATCGTCCAGCAGCAGAGGCGAACacatctcactctcactctctctcttactcactcacacactcataacTCTTCCTGCAGctgcaacaacacaacaacacagacacacaacacagacacaaagagagaggcGACGACATCGACAAGATCCCAACAGGAGacgctttgttttttttgaacacCATCTACTACAAACCTGCATCTCTTCCCGGGATTCTAACTGCTGCTACCGAGCGACGGACACGTTTACCCGGCttcacttaaaaacaacaagaagaacaacaaaaagctCCAGTCGTGCCACGATGTCCGAGGTGCTGCCATACAACGAGGGCAAAATGAGCGGCTACGGCGCGGACAGCGAGGTCAGCCAGATGTCCTTTAGCTGTGGACTGCAGGACACGAGCGCCTTCTTCGCTGCGTCGCAGGCGAAAAGACCCCCGAAGCTGGGACAGATCGGCCGAGCTAAGCgaggtatatacatatatacatatatatatatatgtgtgtgtgtgtgtatgtattcatatttatatacagaaaaaaaacactgcaggatTGATAACAGGGCACAACAGATAGATtgtgtgataataaatgtgcaaaaactcTTATTATCattgctattattataataggcttataattaaaatatacacacacatatatatatatatatatatatatatatatgtatatatatatatatatatatatacatacatgcacagagacacaaggacacaccCCAGCCTGTTATCATAACACCAGAGGAACAATAAAAAAGCATCTGGCTCGTCGCCATTATCACGAATGACTTGTTTTCCAACCAAGTGCGCCGTCGACGCTGCAGGGGGATTTGCAATAGACTGCTTTAATTTATGCATTTATCTActctcttatttattatttatttgttcccATGCAGCCGAGTTGTGCGGTCATAGATTTGCTCTCACTTGCTTTGTTGTGTGTCTTTGCTGCgccataaccccccccccccccccattcgaTGATTGGGCTGCTCAATTAAGTGCACAATAATCGAAATCGCAATCCAAAATGGAAACTGGACACTTCAGTGATTTGATAAATATGAAATCTTGTGACAGTGTTGCAGTGCTGCTGGAATTCAAAGGCCCCAATTAgtaaatatgtgttatttattgactttgatggtgaaaatggaaacgattcggaatcatatcgcaatcgcgGTCTTTGTCCAAATGATTATCGTGAGAGTTGACGTGATAATAGAGACCTTTGAGGCTTATACTGCTACTACTAATAAGGAAAATGCAGCAGTGATATAGACATTAGATTCAGGtgttaataattataataataataatataataataataaatgaatgcccccccccccttttttcctgTCCACAGTGGTCATCGAGGACGACCGAATAGACGAGGTCCTGAAGGGGATGACGGACAAGTCTTCACCTGGCGTTTAAGCGTGAACAATGCCTGCGCtgacttttttaatttcagtcaCCGATTTGAAGCACTTGTCGGCTGTGCATGTTCGAGGAATTTGCAGGAAAAAGACGACGGCACGAAGCGAGGACGGGATGATGAAATGAGAATGGTGTTACAGGACGGGGAAAAAAGGGGAGAGAGATAGAATAAAGAGGGGGAAGATAAATAAGagaagaaatatatatatatgtatatatatagagagagtgagcgagaaagagagggaggaagaatgAAGGAAAAAAGGGAAGATTCTGGAAAAAGACCAAGATTTGTCATGGGATTGCTGGCAATTCTTCAAACGAATCCCGATTTGAACTCCACTGCTGCGCAGCAGGACGTTGAGATGGCGGACGCTTTGCTCTGTCTCTCAACCCCTGCTGATTTTAATGATGGATGAACTTGTCATTACTTCACGACcatctcttctcttttcctttccAAAACTGCGCTGtaagaaacaaaaatactgcAACGGGAGGCTGACGCGAAATCCCAGCCCTGTTACaataacatgtacagtatataggcTAAAGCTCCTCAGACTCCCTCACCCTTTCctctctaccccccccccccccccccccccgctcctcctctcctctcctccccactTTAGTTTAGGCTCAGCTTTGTTGACTCCCAGTTGGCGACAGTGCATTCAAGGGAGCTGTCCTTTCAGCACTGGTCCAATGCATTCCTGTTGCTGCTCACGCTtctttgaaagacaaaaaacaaaacacagaccaaCCAAACTCTTTGAGTCTACTAACCAGAGAAGACCCACTGTATGTAAAAACATATATCTGAGGATGGTGCAATGTTAATGTTTTCTGTAGTTGAACCCCACTTGTTTTGGCTCTTGAAGAGAATCAGGCCACAGATGGAAAGTGAACCACTGGCTACATTTTTGCTCTTGCATTCAATGGTTAAATGTGCCGATTGGCACCTTCATGTAGCTGATATAAAAACCTGCacatatatttctttttttctttttcaaatactCAGATCTACAGAGGCCTGCAGAGATGTGGAGCTTATAGTAAATATTGAACAATTCTAGTCATGAAATTCATGGGAAGAAATATGCTTTCTATAATTTGGTTAttatacttttttgtttgtttgtttgtttgttttctgtcttctaTGAAATCtagagttttttttcctccatctacTTTACTGCATGAACGTTCACTCCGGTGCCAACACAGGTGCCACCACTCTTACCCTGGCACgcttctttttaaaacaaaagtcatatttgtatttttatatctaaatatttgttatttaaatgaTATGCTAGTCTATCGTCTTACGGTTCATCAACAAAAATGTTTCTATTTCAGAGAGGATATAATTATACGCAATGAGACTGGCCTTCACATAGAGGCGAATCTGACATTTTGGTGGACTGGTCTTATTTCGATATCAGAGGTTGGAAGTTTTTTAAAGACTAACTGAATGTGTCTGGGGTTTTGCACACATCAATGTTTAACTATTATTAAGAAATCGTATACTGTGACTTGAGCTTCGTTGATGAATTTGTTAGAAAATTGCAgttttagatatatatatatatatattgcactGTTTACGAGTATCCTCAAATGACACGTCgttatttgaccgattttggacattacagtttttcgtttttttaattttgtttattttgtaccATTACTTTAAAAGAACTGGATATGGTTTGTTGTGCATGAAACCTTGAATATTTTCAATAATGAAACATCGTTTTAtgaagcaaaaaacaacaaaatgtcatgaCATTCTAAGAATGAGTCATTGTATATTACGAtgccattttcactgtatttggTGAATTAATAAatggtgaaagaaaatgttaatgtgATTCTTTGACATGGCTTTCATCCCGAGACGTTAGTTGCCTAGAATATCAATGGAGGACAAAAGGACTAGAGCGGTGCACgatgtggaaaacaaaacatagcaCGTCACCTCAGAAGAATATACTAAACAACTTTagtgcaaacaaaacacaccctCTGCTCATTTCTGTGTAGGTTTGGTCATCACTGAAGGGCTCTTGCAGTAGCAATATACCTCAGTGGCAGTAAATACTGATTCTTAATTAAAGAGCAGGGAGGAAACAGTGATCCATGTGTTTAGCTGTTAAACAGCTCTGTGTTTGCCTACACTGGTGAATCCATTAAACCACAAACCCCCGGGGAGCCACAACTGGCCACATGATCATTTTTCAATGTCTGACTGTACAGTAGCTCTCACATAAACACTTCTACCGACAATGGATCACGTACAACAGCCTTAAAACAAATCTATGGTACATTGTCTTTATGGTCCACATTATCTACACAGTCTTCACAGATGGGCTGGCTTCATGGACTGAGCCAAAAAGGTTTCCTTGTTAAAAACTTATTTCTTACTGTTTTACTCACACAGACGAGGTGTGCACTGTCCACAGCCATTATAtcaaactatatatatattgttattgaattattgccatAACTTTTTGAAGGCAGATAACAAATCCATATACAGGATACTGTTATCCATGTCTTGAAGTGGCAGAACCTGGACCTTTCCACCAGTTGTTCTTTGCCTTGGAATAAAGGCATCTGATTTGGATCAATGGAACCAACCTACTCAGTATACAGGGGAAAAACCCAGCATGGTACGTTTTAGTAACAGTAAGTGTTAAAACGGGACACTATGTGCAGGAAATCTTTCCCAAAACATTACAGCTGAACAATCGATCGCTTTCAAATGAAAATTGCAGTTTGAAAGAATTGCAATTAGGCTGCAATTTCACCGCAACTCGAAAATCCCCCAAAGAGcatattgtgtttttggctcCGCGTTTGGCTGGCTGTGAACAAAATGTTCTGGCgaaaaaacacttttccttGTAATGTTGCAATTTTACTGGTTAAAATGACACCGGGAAAACATCAACAGTATCAGGGCAGGACTATAAAAAGAGACGACAATACACGTGACAACAACACGGACTCGTTACTCTAAACTGCACTTGACTCTAATGACACACATAACCACTGCATCATCAGTGTAGCCCGGGAGTGATGTTATTGACTGTCCTGACACCAGGAGCACATGTGGACTGAATGAACACACAGAGCGATCGATCATGTTGTTGTTatggatgctgtgtgtgtgtgtgtgtgtgtgtgtgaaggccgGAACCAGATTGACATATTTGGGCAGATACTGAACAGCATCAGCTCTGCTACACACCTCCTCCCTGTCATGAGACGTACTGTGAACATGTGACTTGGAGCATGACTGACAACACAGACAAGTACCCACAAAAGCCAGAAGTGAATCCtactgtttaaaaacaaacaaaccgatagaacaaaaaaacagtctttgAACAGTTTGACAGGATTATTGACTTTTACCACCACCCGCCCCTGCACTACCTCTGTATACACACTAACGCCGTTTTAttcactacatggtcccagccacacacaaatgagtgactagtgacgtgtaaagcagttgttttcagtgtaactgaatcattagaaccagttaattaaaactatttgttcagtacttcctccatgaccggagcacagacttcgtctgacactgaaatacagtggcagggtctgtgatgccgctcatGATCGCAGTggtgtcgctaaatacaccagactcctccgttaaatgatgagattttagacatttccttgctaaatgttggagattaacgcacgctttcaggatttttaagtctttttaactgatctacagtcgggcattgttcagtttgattcttgtgtcggactttTGCCtccgcctcttcctgtgacggcactgtGACCAATCAAAGGCCAGCAGTCTGGTGgtgtcacgcatagtatcagcacagcttgcttggaacctcaccagagcaggtactaaaaaaaaagtactaggTATCAGGTCaaactatcactaatggaaaagcaaagtaaccgtgccgtgccgagtcgtactagtggaaaagcgccaaagGGGGCCCTCAGTCTGGTCTGACAGTGttacttgacagagcctgttttcaaagaccaaacagacaaaaatcacctaatgttacacactgcagtatAAAGCCAAGGTTTGAAGCCGTTTTATAAGAATACAATttagagaaaaaagtcatatctGGTTGTGATCTGCTAAACTCTTTCTCTTATAATCTGAGGTAGGATGTTAGACTGGAATATCTCGGGCAACAACTAATTAGCTTCTCGTCTCTGACGAGGTTAAAATCCATTCATTAGTTTGCTGCTCTGAGGGTTAGAGGTCAGTTGACTGTTGCAGTAACCTGGGGTCACTCTTTCTGACCTGGCAGATGGGTTCGGACTTCGCTCGGTCATGCTGGGGTCAACACAGACATGCTGTAAATGCTTTCCCAgtggacactcacacacacacaaacacacaaaatgcagaGAGTTCTCGATAGGGATGAGTCACTATGAGTCAATACGATGTTTGTATCCGTaccggtcaaaatcactggatctgatatctgaaaaagacaaacataaaaTCCAACTCcaagaaaaacagcacaaatcAAAAAGCTTCATGAAGCACAAGCTATAAAGACAAATATGCACCACCAACAAGAAGAAACTTGGAGCTGCTTGGTGCAGGAACAGCTGCAGCTCTGATTGAACATGCAGGCAGTTGTTTATGGAGCAATTTCAGTATTGGATGATCATGTTTATGAGAAGCCAAAatcaattataaataaaatgtgattgtgAAGTCCTACTGACTGTCTggggtttattttattttaagcagtagaatccacttctaaAAGTTTTTGTATAGGCacttttttggcattttaagCCACACCAACCGTATGCAGTCATCTCAGTTTGCCACCACtatgtcactgctgtgtttcgGGCCACGCCTCCATCAGTCAAGACGTAAAACGCATCACTGTGTGCAGCGGGGTTATGTTACGGGAGACACATAAACTCTActatgctgagaaacacagctTATCACATTTAAAAGTTCTCCattacagcagaaaaaaaagcgAACTTGCTATCTAACTTGGTAAATTGGTATTGTATCGGAGTGGTATCGAGCAAACCCTTGTTCTAGATTCTGTGTGAGACCAGGGGGACCAAGAGCTTTGATCTGACTCCACTTTTGTACCATCCTGAGTGGACATCCATTAATATTCCTCCCTCTGTTACATAAGCATGCCATACAGTGCATGATGCCATTATGTTGCCCCTGGGGAGATCAGCAGATAAACAGAGCTgttgagagcagcagcagcagcagcagcagggtctAATGCTGGTGACTCCCTCTCCACTGTCAACATGTATCTGGACATTTCCAAATCCTTCTGAATCCAAACGAGACTATTGTTGCATGATATTGAGATCACATAAGATGCTAAGAGCTGCTAACGTAGGCTCAGTCGGGTGAAAACAGGCAGCATCGCTGTGTTGTGATGTGGCTTGAACACTAACAGAAAAATAGAGAGATGTCTTAACTTGCATGAGCCCTAACACCACACACCACAGCATTTGGGGCCAATGGAAGCAGACAG encodes:
- the camk2n1a gene encoding calcium/calmodulin-dependent protein kinase II inhibitor 1a — encoded protein: MSEVLPYNEGKMSGYGADSEVSQMSFSCGLQDTSAFFAASQAKRPPKLGQIGRAKRVVIEDDRIDEVLKGMTDKSSPGV